A window of the Brumimicrobium sp. genome harbors these coding sequences:
- a CDS encoding gliding motility-associated C-terminal domain-containing protein — MYKIIYLLLIALTCSVAFSQRGKDGDYILTGNVIVNTYTNLTATVSAGSSSIQVANAAMTGANFSGSLQTGDLILIYQVQGGLVDVNTLPYEWGWGTYTFQDSWFSNGNVNQFTEYGDVYNYQNAGVFEYAEVKSVTANTITVICPLKHSFYVVDNSKTQVIRVPRYKNLTVPLNDTIKAKNWDGVSGGVIAIEVEKDLNLAGAISATKSGFRGGNSTGNGNIASSAGSVTDYGNRGFLGSTDQYEGAEKGESIYGNKADYDIIYSRYCYGSIANGGGGANYHNAGGGGGSNVGIGTFYGYGVPDRGAGNVYDAAWNLEDVNMKTTPSSGGGRGGYAHAEENKNPLTVGPHNSQWGVDFRRITGGVGGHPLTYDVERAFIGGGGGGGHQNNNYGGKGGAGGGAVFLSAYGNILGNGTIVTNGQNGGNSEGPTPGFSSKTGDDGAGGAGGAGAIVINNTKPIPASIKLIAKGGKGGIQNIQFGGSPTVKKQADGPGGGGAGGMISYTMGTPTEDVSGGKSGTTNSPYMNNFPQNGATDGASGLKTLPIQSIDFVVADDTICSGNTTTLVVTLGGNISYNLSNLQWFNSLTDVSPFATGNSYTTPALTVNTTYYIGDCSVLPIRIPVRVVVSPPIVIAGLPPTISNETCAGSDGSITGITVSGGTAPYTYSWNGTTTPGIDLTGATANTYTLTVTDANSCTATAGPFTIGSSSGITINSAGVTISNETCAGSDGSITGITVSGGTAPYTYNWNGTTTPGIDLTGATANTYTLTVTDANSCTATAGPFTIGSSSGITINSAGVTISNETCAGSDGSITGITVSGGTAPYTYNWNGTTTPGIDLTGATANTYTLTVTDANSCTATAGPFTIGSSSGITINSAGVTISNETCAGSDGSITGITVSGGTAPYTYSWNGTTTPGIDLTGATANTYTLTVTDANSCTATAGPFTVGSSSGITINSAGVTISNETCAGSDGSITGITVSGGTAPYTYNWNGTTTPGIDLTGATANTYTLTVTDANSCTATAGPFTIGSSSGITINSAGVTISNETCAGSDGSITGITVSGGTAPYTYNWNGTTTPGIDLTGATANTYTLTVTDANSCTATAGPFTIGSSSGITINSAGVTISNETCAGSDGSITGITVSGGTAPYTYNWNGTTTPGIDLTGATANTYTLTVTDANSCTATAGPFTIGSSSGITINSAGVTISNETCAGSDGSITGITVSGGTAPYTYSWNGTTTPGIDLTGATANTYTLTVTDANSCTATAGPFTVGSSSGITINSAGVTISNETCAGSDGSITGITVSGGTAPYTYSWNGTTTPGIDLTGATANTYTLTVTDANSCTATAGPFTIGSSSGITINSAGVTISNETCAGSDGSITGITVSGGTAPYTYSWNGTTTPGIDLTGATANTYTLTVTDANSCTATAGPFTITSAPGITLNLTDIIVSDETCMGDDGMIKGIIINGGTAPFTYSWNGNTSSDVNLTGANAGTYTLTVTDANSCTATAGPFTINGVVSSDVEIITGNQVITEGESSDLEATVTPVGSTISWSPIEFVSCDTCLLTTATPATSGWYVVTAISPDGCIDKDSVYIKVEDICGTVQVPDIFTPNGDGLNDYLCVLGKCISSLQFQVFDRWGEKVFESTDVNFCWDGTYKGEKLNAGVFVYKLKGVRTDGTPILKSGNVNLIR, encoded by the coding sequence ATGTATAAAATAATTTATTTATTATTAATTGCACTTACGTGTTCTGTTGCATTCTCTCAACGAGGAAAGGATGGGGATTATATATTAACAGGTAATGTTATTGTAAATACATATACTAACTTAACGGCAACAGTAAGTGCAGGATCTTCTTCTATCCAAGTTGCTAATGCCGCTATGACAGGCGCTAACTTTTCAGGTAGTTTGCAAACAGGAGATTTAATCTTGATTTATCAGGTACAAGGCGGTTTAGTTGATGTAAATACATTACCTTATGAGTGGGGATGGGGAACTTATACTTTTCAAGATTCATGGTTTAGCAATGGAAATGTGAATCAATTCACAGAATATGGTGATGTATATAATTATCAGAATGCAGGAGTTTTTGAGTATGCAGAAGTAAAATCTGTTACAGCAAACACAATCACTGTTATTTGCCCTTTAAAACATAGTTTTTATGTTGTAGATAATTCTAAAACACAAGTAATCCGTGTTCCAAGATATAAGAATCTAACTGTTCCGCTAAATGATACAATTAAAGCTAAAAATTGGGATGGAGTATCAGGAGGAGTTATTGCTATTGAGGTTGAAAAAGACTTAAATTTAGCAGGGGCAATTAGCGCTACTAAAAGTGGATTTCGTGGTGGAAATTCAACAGGAAATGGAAATATAGCAAGCTCTGCAGGTTCTGTCACAGACTATGGGAATAGAGGATTTTTAGGATCAACAGATCAATATGAAGGAGCAGAAAAAGGAGAAAGTATTTATGGAAATAAAGCGGATTATGATATAATATATTCCCGTTATTGTTATGGCTCTATCGCAAATGGTGGAGGAGGTGCAAATTACCACAATGCTGGAGGAGGTGGAGGTTCCAATGTAGGGATTGGAACTTTTTATGGATATGGGGTGCCTGATAGAGGTGCTGGAAATGTCTATGATGCTGCGTGGAACTTAGAAGATGTGAATATGAAGACAACTCCGTCATCAGGAGGAGGTCGAGGAGGGTATGCTCACGCTGAAGAAAATAAAAACCCACTAACCGTAGGCCCTCATAATAGTCAATGGGGTGTTGATTTCCGAAGAATTACAGGAGGAGTCGGAGGGCATCCTTTAACCTATGATGTAGAGAGAGCTTTTATAGGTGGAGGAGGAGGTGGTGGCCATCAAAACAATAACTATGGCGGAAAAGGTGGGGCTGGTGGAGGTGCCGTCTTTTTAAGTGCATATGGGAATATACTTGGAAATGGAACTATTGTTACGAATGGACAAAATGGAGGGAATTCAGAAGGGCCAACTCCTGGTTTTTCATCAAAGACTGGTGATGATGGTGCCGGTGGAGCCGGTGGCGCAGGAGCTATTGTGATAAATAATACAAAACCAATTCCTGCATCGATTAAATTAATTGCAAAAGGAGGAAAAGGAGGTATTCAAAATATTCAATTTGGAGGAAGCCCAACTGTTAAAAAACAAGCAGATGGACCTGGTGGTGGAGGCGCCGGAGGAATGATCTCATATACTATGGGAACTCCTACTGAAGATGTGTCAGGAGGTAAGTCAGGAACGACTAACTCACCCTATATGAATAATTTTCCACAGAATGGAGCTACAGACGGTGCTTCGGGACTAAAAACTTTACCTATACAGTCTATAGATTTTGTTGTGGCTGATGATACTATCTGTAGTGGGAACACTACAACACTCGTTGTAACTTTAGGGGGAAATATTTCATATAACCTGAGCAACCTTCAATGGTTTAATAGTTTGACAGATGTTTCACCTTTTGCTACAGGTAACTCTTATACAACTCCCGCTTTGACTGTAAATACAACTTATTACATAGGTGATTGTAGTGTACTTCCTATTCGAATTCCTGTTAGAGTGGTTGTTAGTCCTCCCATTGTTATTGCAGGACTGCCACCAACTATTTCCAATGAAACATGCGCAGGCAGTGATGGTTCTATCACAGGTATTACCGTGAGTGGTGGAACAGCTCCATATACGTATAGTTGGAACGGAACAACTACACCGGGTATTGATTTGACAGGAGCAACTGCAAACACATATACCCTAACAGTAACCGATGCCAATAGTTGTACAGCAACAGCAGGCCCTTTCACGATAGGATCAAGTTCAGGTATTACAATAAACTCTGCTGGAGTAACTATTTCCAATGAAACATGCGCCGGCAGTGATGGTTCTATCACAGGTATTACCGTGAGTGGTGGAACAGCTCCATATACATATAATTGGAACGGAACAACTACACCAGGTATTGATTTGACAGGAGCAACTGCAAACACATATACCCTAACAGTAACCGATGCCAATAGTTGTACAGCAACAGCAGGCCCTTTCACGATAGGATCAAGTTCAGGTATCACTATAAACTCTGCTGGAGTAACTATTTCCAATGAAACATGCGCCGGCAGTGATGGTTCTATCACAGGTATTACCGTGAGTGGTGGAACAGCTCCATATACGTATAATTGGAACGGAACAACTACACCGGGTATTGATTTGACAGGAGCAACTGCAAACACATATACCCTAACAGTAACCGATGCCAATAGTTGTACAGCAACAGCAGGCCCTTTCACGATAGGGTCAAGTTCAGGTATTACAATAAACTCTGCAGGAGTAACTATTTCCAATGAAACATGCGCCGGCAGTGATGGTTCTATCACAGGTATTACCGTGAGTGGTGGAACAGCTCCATATACGTATAGTTGGAACGGAACAACTACACCGGGTATTGATTTGACAGGAGCAACTGCAAACACATATACCCTAACAGTAACCGATGCCAATAGTTGTACAGCAACAGCAGGCCCTTTCACAGTAGGGTCAAGTTCAGGTATTACAATAAACTCTGCAGGAGTAACTATTTCCAATGAAACATGCGCCGGCAGTGATGGTTCTATCACAGGTATTACCGTGAGTGGTGGAACAGCTCCATATACGTATAATTGGAACGGAACAACTACACCGGGTATTGATTTGACAGGAGCAACCGCAAACACATATACCCTAACAGTAACCGATGCCAATAGTTGTACAGCAACAGCAGGCCCTTTCACGATAGGATCAAGTTCAGGTATCACTATAAACTCTGCTGGAGTAACTATTTCCAATGAAACATGCGCCGGCAGTGATGGTTCTATCACAGGTATTACCGTGAGTGGTGGAACAGCTCCATATACGTATAATTGGAACGGAACAACTACACCGGGTATTGATTTGACAGGAGCAACTGCAAACACATATACCCTAACAGTAACCGATGCCAATAGTTGTACAGCAACAGCAGGCCCTTTCACGATAGGATCAAGTTCAGGTATCACTATAAACTCTGCTGGAGTAACTATTTCCAATGAAACATGCGCCGGCAGTGATGGTTCTATCACAGGTATTACCGTGAGTGGTGGAACAGCTCCATATACGTATAATTGGAACGGAACAACTACACCGGGTATTGATTTGACAGGAGCAACTGCAAACACATATACCCTAACAGTAACCGATGCCAATAGTTGTACAGCAACAGCAGGCCCTTTCACGATAGGGTCAAGTTCAGGTATTACAATAAACTCTGCAGGAGTAACTATTTCCAATGAAACATGCGCCGGCAGTGATGGTTCTATCACAGGTATTACCGTGAGTGGTGGAACAGCTCCATATACGTATAGTTGGAACGGAACAACTACACCGGGTATTGATTTGACAGGAGCAACTGCAAACACATATACCCTAACAGTAACCGATGCCAATAGTTGTACAGCAACAGCAGGCCCTTTCACAGTAGGGTCAAGTTCAGGTATTACAATAAACTCTGCAGGAGTAACTATTTCCAATGAAACATGCGCCGGCAGTGATGGTTCTATCACAGGTATTACCGTGAGTGGTGGAACAGCTCCATATACGTATAGTTGGAACGGAACAACTACACCGGGTATTGATTTGACAGGAGCAACTGCAAACACATATACCCTAACAGTAACCGATGCCAATAGTTGTACAGCAACAGCAGGCCCTTTCACGATAGGGTCAAGTTCAGGTATTACAATAAACTCTGCAGGAGTAACTATTTCCAATGAAACATGCGCCGGCAGTGATGGTTCTATCACAGGTATTACCGTGAGTGGTGGAACAGCTCCATATACGTATAGTTGGAACGGAACAACTACACCGGGTATTGATTTGACAGGAGCGACCGCAAACACATATACCCTAACAGTAACCGATGCCAATAGTTGTACAGCAACAGCAGGCCCTTTCACGATAACTAGTGCACCAGGTATAACTCTAAATTTGACAGATATTATTGTGAGTGATGAAACTTGTATGGGGGATGACGGAATGATTAAAGGTATTATCATAAATGGAGGAACAGCTCCATTTACCTATTCTTGGAATGGGAATACAAGTTCAGATGTTAATTTGACGGGAGCTAATGCTGGAACATATACGTTAACAGTAACCGATGCCAATAGTTGTACTGCAACAGCTGGTCCTTTCACTATTAATGGTGTTGTGAGTTCTGATGTTGAAATTATTACAGGTAACCAAGTTATAACTGAAGGTGAGTCTTCAGATTTGGAAGCTACTGTAACACCAGTTGGTTCAACTATTAGTTGGAGTCCAATTGAATTTGTGAGTTGCGATACCTGTTTACTAACAACAGCGACACCTGCTACATCAGGATGGTATGTAGTGACTGCTATTTCGCCTGATGGTTGTATAGACAAAGATTCTGTTTATATTAAAGTAGAAGATATTTGTGGAACTGTTCAAGTTCCTGATATTTTTACGCCAAACGGGGATGGCTTGAATGATTATTTATGTGTTCTTGGTAAATGTATTTCATCTCTTCAGTTTCAAGTATTTGACAGATGGGGAGAAAAAGTATTTGAAAGTACGGATGTAAATTTCTGTTGGGATGGAACTTACAAAGGAGAAAAATTGAATGCAGGTGTGTTTGTATATAAGTTAAAAGGAGTGAGAACTGATGGCACACCAATTTTAAAATCGGGAAATGTTAATTTAATACGGTAA
- a CDS encoding RNA polymerase sigma factor, translating to MENDQLKEIIKQCAEQNRTAQERLFKMFYGKMMAVCMRYTKDRDQAQEVVQESFIKIFDKLKDFDFSGSFEGWMRRIMVNASIDALRRRNRQPLLTDEDYVFDSHTTEQEHDFGDDLMKMKAETAMQAIQELSPAYRTVFSLYVIENYSHKEIAEILGISEGTSKSNLAKAKMNLQKVLIEKFNKIENER from the coding sequence GTGGAAAACGATCAACTCAAGGAAATAATAAAGCAATGTGCGGAGCAGAATAGAACAGCTCAGGAGCGATTGTTTAAGATGTTCTACGGGAAGATGATGGCGGTTTGTATGAGATACACGAAAGATCGAGACCAAGCGCAAGAAGTTGTCCAAGAGAGTTTTATAAAGATCTTTGATAAGCTGAAGGATTTTGATTTCTCAGGTTCATTTGAGGGCTGGATGAGAAGAATCATGGTGAATGCTTCCATTGATGCATTGCGAAGAAGAAATAGACAACCTCTTCTTACAGATGAAGATTACGTTTTTGATAGTCACACCACAGAACAAGAACATGACTTTGGGGATGATTTAATGAAAATGAAAGCAGAAACTGCCATGCAAGCAATTCAGGAATTATCACCTGCCTATCGCACGGTTTTTAGCCTGTATGTAATTGAGAACTATTCCCATAAAGAAATTGCTGAAATTTTGGGGATTAGTGAAGGAACATCAAAATCTAATTTAGCAAAAGCAAAGATGAATTTGCAAAAAGTATTGATAGAAAAATTTAATAAGATAGAAAATGAGCGATAA
- a CDS encoding SiaB family protein kinase, with the protein MSNQREILATDNDIFESLYKDFLNANQGRVVMSHFGSFSQDFVYSLTEGLEQLMLNNGTPKNIIKRIFSIMIEELQNVRVHGEKNEQGKQIGHVMIKEYNGIYSISIGNLIKVENQKQLADYIQYLNSLNESEIKNVYLEILENGYIKNHEGAGLGFVTIKMKSKCNVQTQFIEYSKTLSYFEMRLSIMD; encoded by the coding sequence ATGTCCAATCAAAGGGAAATATTAGCAACAGACAATGATATTTTTGAAAGCTTATATAAAGACTTCTTAAATGCTAATCAAGGTCGTGTGGTGATGTCACATTTTGGTTCATTTTCCCAAGATTTTGTATATAGTTTAACAGAAGGACTAGAACAACTTATGTTGAATAATGGTACGCCTAAGAATATCATAAAGCGTATCTTTTCTATTATGATAGAAGAACTACAGAATGTTCGAGTTCATGGAGAAAAGAATGAACAAGGAAAGCAGATTGGACATGTTATGATAAAAGAGTATAATGGGATATATTCGATTTCTATAGGCAATCTGATAAAAGTAGAGAATCAAAAGCAATTAGCGGATTATATTCAATATTTGAATAGTCTGAATGAATCCGAAATAAAAAATGTGTATTTGGAGATTCTTGAAAATGGCTACATAAAAAATCATGAAGGAGCAGGTTTGGGTTTTGTTACCATTAAAATGAAATCCAAATGCAATGTTCAAACTCAATTTATAGAATACAGTAAAACGCTATCCTATTTTGAAATGAGACTCAGTATTATGGATTAA
- a CDS encoding competence/damage-inducible protein A, whose product MKAGIITIGDELLIGQTINSNIARIGKALTNIGIKVIQSTTIQDDKQAIVNALDLFMHEFDLVIISGGLGPTKDDITKETLTAYFKTELELNKEVLKHVESFFTKKGKEMLSSNIHQAMLPKKATVLENKLGTAPGMWFTKEEKIVISLPGVPYELEGLLANQVIPKLSSMGLTTEIYHETIMTIGIGESFLAEKIKDWENRLYQDKLKLAYLPSPGLVKLRITSYNGEKDKIKIKAYIDDIKKLIPEYLYSDCEESIFETVGNLLRKRNQTIGTIESCTGGRIANSFVEIPGASDYLVGGLVTYSNKMKMNLAHVSLASLNEFGAVSEEVAKEMALGGKKQLGCDYTIAVTGIAGPDGGSIEKPVGTVWVAVAHPNGISTKKFQLNGNRERNIEVTTLYAVNLLRKMILGINP is encoded by the coding sequence ATGAAAGCAGGAATTATAACAATTGGAGACGAGTTACTTATTGGACAAACTATAAATTCAAATATCGCTCGTATTGGAAAAGCACTCACTAATATTGGTATCAAAGTCATACAAAGCACAACTATCCAAGATGATAAGCAAGCTATAGTTAATGCTCTCGATTTATTTATGCATGAATTTGATTTAGTTATTATTTCGGGTGGTTTAGGTCCTACAAAAGACGATATTACCAAAGAAACTCTAACTGCTTATTTCAAAACGGAACTAGAACTAAATAAGGAGGTACTTAAACATGTAGAAAGTTTCTTTACAAAAAAAGGCAAAGAGATGTTGTCATCAAACATTCATCAAGCTATGCTACCAAAAAAAGCTACCGTACTTGAAAATAAATTAGGAACAGCACCAGGAATGTGGTTTACTAAAGAGGAAAAAATTGTAATTTCTCTACCTGGTGTGCCTTATGAATTGGAAGGTTTGTTAGCAAACCAAGTAATTCCTAAACTCAGTTCTATGGGGTTAACTACAGAAATATATCATGAAACCATTATGACTATAGGCATTGGTGAATCATTCTTGGCAGAAAAAATCAAAGATTGGGAAAATCGTTTGTATCAAGATAAGCTTAAACTAGCTTATCTTCCTTCCCCAGGTCTTGTAAAATTGAGAATCACATCATATAACGGAGAAAAAGACAAAATAAAGATAAAAGCTTATATAGATGACATAAAAAAACTCATCCCCGAATACTTATATAGTGATTGTGAGGAAAGCATCTTCGAAACAGTAGGAAATTTATTACGAAAGAGGAATCAAACTATAGGCACTATCGAAAGTTGTACAGGGGGCAGAATAGCTAATTCTTTTGTTGAAATTCCTGGTGCTTCTGATTATCTTGTAGGTGGTCTTGTAACCTATTCAAACAAAATGAAAATGAATCTAGCTCATGTATCTCTTGCTTCCTTAAATGAATTTGGAGCTGTTTCTGAAGAAGTTGCAAAGGAAATGGCATTAGGTGGAAAGAAACAACTCGGCTGCGATTACACCATTGCTGTCACAGGAATTGCTGGCCCTGACGGTGGTAGTATAGAAAAACCAGTTGGAACTGTCTGGGTAGCTGTAGCACATCCAAATGGAATTAGTACAAAGAAATTTCAATTAAATGGAAATAGAGAGAGAAACATTGAGGTGACAACGCTATATGCTGTAAATTTACTGCGTAAAATGATACTAGGAATTAATCCATAA
- a CDS encoding PKD domain-containing protein, with translation MSDKIEKAFREKLQNFEVPYDASAWQAVNARLDANSGALSSGKSFGKMAKWISAAVVVGAIVAGVYYLSGNNKSIVVNDKQEVNKNTIIENETSEIKNDNTAVAIEDTQKLASTENDNQQVDKTNVEVEKSELNNTSNATTSKNTSSSIPVLEGNDSDDNHSKDNGGAGTLIPTEFVVGQFIESTVCEGANVTIQNPEVKNGKVRFKMDNKWIMLNPTESYSFVATSSTTIEFVNKNGEVIGKEYLSVMERPTVNFNYKANIFDEGLPVTMCTADGNFVSYTWTFDKDVISGNGNAKYYFFEKGDYTVNLKVKDMNGCENEMSKNIHIKDNYNLMAVDAFRPNDADLRNTTFMPYSLTQRDVKFQMIIIDPTDNGIIFTSSNAENAWDGMDQRTGKMTPANKEFIWKVQIYNPVRNERPVYTGTIIHD, from the coding sequence ATGAGCGATAAAATTGAAAAAGCATTTAGAGAAAAACTTCAAAATTTTGAAGTTCCTTATGATGCATCTGCATGGCAGGCGGTCAATGCGCGCCTTGACGCGAATAGCGGAGCTCTTTCTTCAGGAAAATCATTTGGAAAAATGGCAAAATGGATTTCTGCTGCAGTTGTCGTAGGTGCAATTGTTGCCGGAGTTTATTATCTAAGTGGTAATAATAAATCTATTGTTGTTAATGATAAACAAGAAGTAAATAAGAACACAATTATTGAGAATGAAACTTCAGAGATAAAAAATGATAATACGGCAGTAGCCATAGAAGATACTCAGAAGTTAGCTAGTACTGAAAATGATAACCAACAAGTTGATAAAACAAATGTAGAAGTTGAAAAATCAGAATTAAATAACACTTCTAATGCAACTACTTCTAAAAATACGTCATCTTCTATACCAGTGCTCGAAGGGAATGATTCAGATGATAATCACTCAAAGGATAATGGAGGAGCAGGAACACTTATTCCTACTGAATTCGTTGTTGGACAATTCATAGAATCCACTGTGTGTGAAGGAGCAAATGTAACTATACAAAATCCAGAAGTAAAGAATGGAAAGGTTCGTTTCAAAATGGATAATAAATGGATAATGTTGAATCCAACTGAAAGCTATTCATTTGTTGCTACTTCTTCTACAACCATTGAATTTGTTAACAAAAATGGTGAAGTAATCGGTAAAGAGTACTTAAGTGTAATGGAGCGACCAACTGTTAACTTTAATTATAAAGCAAATATTTTTGATGAAGGACTTCCAGTAACTATGTGCACCGCTGATGGAAACTTTGTGTCATATACTTGGACTTTTGACAAAGATGTTATCTCAGGGAATGGAAATGCAAAATACTATTTCTTTGAGAAAGGTGATTATACAGTTAATTTAAAAGTAAAAGACATGAATGGTTGTGAAAATGAAATGAGCAAAAACATTCATATTAAAGACAACTATAATTTGATGGCTGTAGATGCATTTAGACCTAACGATGCAGATTTGAGAAATACGACATTTATGCCATATTCTCTAACCCAACGTGATGTGAAATTCCAAATGATTATCATAGACCCGACTGATAATGGAATCATCTTTACTTCTTCCAATGCTGAGAATGCTTGGGATGGAATGGATCAACGAACAGGTAAGATGACTCCTGCTAACAAAGAATTTATCTGGAAAGTTCAGATTTATAATCCAGTTAGAAATGAAAGACCTGTTTATACAGGAACTATTATCCATGATTAA
- a CDS encoding nucleoside phosphorylase, with protein sequence MSSLLASELVLTPQGAVYHLGIKPEDLAHKVIVVGDQDRVALVASFFDEITHKSQHREFACQTGIYKGKRITALSTGIGTDNIDIVVNELDALVNIDLQTREEKAQQTSLDIVRIGTCGILHADIPVGSFILSTHALGIDNVGHFYKRNQSEEVKKLEQEIEKRVKLPQFVKPYLTEASPALYTRLNSNKVESGITVTSSGFYGPQGRRLRIPLVEEGMLDSFSDFSFEAYRMTNLEMECSALFSISSALGHQAIGICLGIANRRRKEFISDYSTEMNELVKYVLDRI encoded by the coding sequence ATGTCAAGTCTGTTAGCATCCGAATTAGTATTGACACCCCAAGGTGCAGTTTATCATTTAGGGATTAAGCCGGAAGATTTAGCTCATAAGGTAATTGTTGTAGGCGATCAGGACAGAGTAGCTTTGGTGGCTAGCTTCTTTGATGAAATAACTCACAAAAGTCAACATCGTGAATTTGCTTGTCAAACCGGAATTTATAAAGGGAAAAGGATAACTGCACTTTCAACTGGGATTGGAACAGATAATATTGATATTGTTGTCAATGAGTTAGATGCATTGGTTAATATTGATTTACAAACCCGTGAGGAAAAAGCTCAGCAAACCTCTTTAGATATTGTTCGAATAGGAACCTGTGGTATTTTGCATGCTGATATTCCAGTAGGTAGTTTTATTCTTTCGACTCATGCTTTAGGTATTGATAATGTAGGACATTTTTATAAAAGGAATCAATCTGAGGAAGTAAAGAAGCTTGAGCAAGAAATTGAAAAAAGAGTTAAATTACCTCAATTTGTGAAGCCATATTTAACGGAAGCATCTCCAGCATTATACACAAGATTGAATTCCAATAAGGTAGAGAGTGGAATTACTGTTACTAGTTCAGGGTTTTATGGTCCACAGGGTAGAAGATTGCGTATTCCTTTGGTAGAAGAAGGAATGCTAGATTCTTTTAGCGATTTTTCTTTTGAAGCTTATCGTATGACTAATTTAGAGATGGAATGTTCGGCGTTGTTTTCTATTTCTTCAGCACTGGGGCATCAAGCAATTGGCATTTGTTTAGGTATTGCAAATCGTAGAAGAAAAGAATTTATATCTGATTACTCTACGGAAATGAATGAATTAGTAAAGTATGTATTGGATAGAATTTAG
- a CDS encoding DUF4197 domain-containing protein, producing MKKLIYLFIAGGLLFSVQSCDVLEEAAGALGTNSSSGTSSSSLTNQEVISGLKEALNVGIKNAVDVTSITDGFFKNSEIKIPFPESANAVKEKAIEWGMSGQVDKIVLTLNRAAEDAAKEATPIFLNAIKNMTIQDGFAILNGGDGAATNFLRKNTTDALVTAFSPKVQNSIEKVKLTEYWEPVATKYNQAMMLTGGKKVEVDLNKYVTEKAINGLFNMVEKEENKIRKDPVARVTEILQKVFGSIGK from the coding sequence ATGAAAAAACTTATTTACTTATTTATCGCAGGAGGTTTACTTTTTAGTGTTCAATCTTGTGATGTTTTAGAGGAAGCCGCAGGTGCATTAGGAACGAATTCTAGCTCAGGAACAAGTTCTAGCTCATTGACAAATCAAGAAGTTATCTCTGGACTTAAAGAAGCATTGAATGTAGGAATCAAGAATGCAGTGGATGTTACATCAATTACCGATGGTTTCTTTAAGAATAGTGAAATCAAAATACCTTTTCCAGAAAGTGCAAATGCAGTAAAGGAAAAAGCGATTGAATGGGGAATGAGTGGTCAAGTTGATAAAATCGTATTAACTTTAAATAGAGCTGCAGAAGATGCAGCTAAAGAAGCTACCCCAATCTTCTTAAATGCAATTAAGAATATGACTATTCAAGATGGATTTGCCATTTTAAATGGAGGAGACGGAGCTGCAACTAATTTCTTACGTAAGAATACGACGGATGCTTTAGTTACTGCATTCTCTCCAAAAGTTCAGAATTCGATTGAGAAAGTTAAATTAACTGAATATTGGGAGCCCGTTGCTACTAAATACAATCAAGCAATGATGCTTACAGGCGGTAAGAAAGTAGAGGTGGATCTAAATAAATATGTGACAGAAAAAGCTATTAATGGACTTTTTAATATGGTTGAAAAGGAAGAAAATAAAATCCGTAAAGACCCTGTTGCACGAGTTACTGAGATTTTACAAAAAGTGTTTGGTTCAATAGGAAAGTAA